The following are encoded together in the Oncorhynchus gorbuscha isolate QuinsamMale2020 ecotype Even-year linkage group LG03, OgorEven_v1.0, whole genome shotgun sequence genome:
- the LOC124031931 gene encoding troponin C, skeletal muscle isoform X2, with the protein MTDAQQEARSFLSEEMLNEFKAAFDMFDTDGGGDISTKELGQVMRMLGQNPTREELDEIIEEVDEDGSGTIDFEEFLVMMVRLLKEDQAGKSEEELAECFRVFDKNADGYIDREEFAIIIRSTGEQISEEEIDELLKDGDKNADGMLDFDEFLKMMENVQ; encoded by the exons ATG ACTGATGCACAACAGGAGGCCCGCTCATTCTTGAGCGAGGAGATGCTTAACG AATTCAAGGCTGCCTTCGACATGTTCGACACCGACGGTGGCGGCGATATCAGTACCAAGGAGTTGGGTCAGGTCATGAGGATGTTGGGCCAGAACCCGACAAGAGAGGAGTTGGATGAAATCATTGAGGAGGTCGATGAGGATG GCAGCGGCACCATCGACTTCGAGGAGTTCTTGGTCATGATGGTGAGGCTCTTAAAGGAGGACCAGGCCGGAAAGTCTGAGGAAGAGTTGGCGGAATGTTTCCGTGTGTTCGACAA GAATGCCGACGGCTACATCGACAGAGAAGAGTTCGCCATCATCATCCGCAGCACAGGCGAGCAAATCTCAGAGGAGGAGATTGATGAGCTGCTGAAGGATGGAGACAAGAACGCTGATGGCATGCTGGACTTTGATG AATTCCTCAAGATGATGGAAAATGTGCAGTAA
- the taf13 gene encoding transcription initiation factor TFIID subunit 13, which produces MAEEEDEAGFDEDLDDGAGGADGNHGKRKRLFSKELRCMMYGFGDDQNPYTESVDILEDLVIEFVTEMTHKAMSIGRQGRVQVEDIVFLIRKDPRKFARVKDLLTMNEELKRARKAFDEANYGS; this is translated from the coding sequence ATGGCGGAGGAGGAAGACGAAGCTGGTTTTGACGAGGATTTGGATGACGGGGCGGGTGGAGCTGATGGGAACCACGGCAAAAGGAAAAGGCTGTTCTCTAAAGAACTTCGGTGTATGATGTATGGATTTGGAGATGACCAGAATCCCTACACCGAGTCGGTGGACATCCTGGAGGACCTTGTGATCGAGTTCGTCACGGAGATGACACACAAAGCCATGTCCATCGGACGCCAGGGCCGTGTCCAGGTGGAGGACATTGTTTTCCTTATCCGGAAAGATCCAAGGAAGTTTGCCCGAGTGAAAGACCTCTTGACGATGAACGAGGAGCTGAAGAGAGCCCGCAAGGCCTTTGATGAAGCGAACTATGGCTCTTAG